aatattatcaagtattggaaataataaaataaatatttggtgtatatttcaagtatctacggttattcatttttggattgcaacaaaataagataatcaagtaaaatgtatattatggttatttttgtaatattatatttttcaatcacTCTGTTTTGTGTTAGAAACAAGCTATATCCATCAGATAACGCTGAACGctaaagttgaataacgttaaaatttttataacgtTTAAACACATAAATTGAATAACGTTTGAATTCTTTATAACGTTAAACAGTCATTTTATCATAAcgtttaatacatatataacattaaatagtCATTCGATCATAACGTTTAATATCCATATAACGGTaaacggtattattatttttggtttaagcTCTGTTAATACCTACCTCATTGGGACCTAACGTCCTATCTTAATAATTTCTTGGGACGAAACATctgtaaactaatattttacgGGGACGAAACATCCACGATtcatacctaatacctactaacattaattttatgttgaagcattttacaaataaatataaattttaacggCAAGTTAGATATTTacatacttattaaattaaaaatatatataattaaataatatttcagtctTACTTTTTTTGAGCATAAGTAATCCATAAATACTATAGAATCAGCTTCACTCTgccttttttccttaattttgatcatttttatataGCAAATTTCGCATAATATACGCAGTTTTTGATCACTGGGTTCGACCTAAGAAAAATccaataaatcaatttaattacaatgtttttattatttttattcatatataagtATGTACAGTGATATCGAACAGGTCCTTCAAGTATTCCTTTATTGTTTTTCCTCCATAAAGTGGCTTGTATACGTCTATGAAATTGATATTTCTGTTTGCTTCTGGCTGTCTTAGACACACTATGCAAGACTCAAAATTGTCACTGTGCATTTGTCGACTCATGGTGATCAATAGGTTTTGAACAATTCtacctacaataaaataaaaacattaatacaaatataagttTTGTAATGATTAGCGATGGCATAAAATTATAGCAGTAACAGTGATTTTTATTAGAATATCCCGACATAAGGCTACTCTGGATAATTCATTTAAAGGTTCCAAAATTTAAGACCATTTTGAGACTATGCTTTCGATTCTCTTCTGTTTATTCTGTGCTACTAACATGTTACCATATTTACATGTAAAACAATCTAGCAATTCGCTAGAGCCTGCCATAAGGCTGTTTTGAAACCTACTACCACAAGCGTCGTTTtctgtttgataatatttatcagATATTGTGAAAAACCACAAGTGATATTTTAGTGCTTAGActcgtatattaaaatatcttttataattgtatagttatattgcgatttatgtaaaatatagtaaGTAAAATACTATAGTGGTCCTACCTGACCTACCTATTAGAAGCCCCACGCACAATAAAAACGCATTTAAATAGGTGTCGGCACCGATGCGGTCGGGACATTTGCGGTCGGCACCTTTTGCGTGCCATTTGCGGTCAATTTATTTCTATCTACCTGACAATAAGATTTGggtgctaaatataatattttatatactatatactaaataatttaaattttaaatcaaaacactGTTAACAAATCGAACTGAAGGTACCAAGGCGTAACAATACTAAATTACCAAACACTGAGTAAATATTGCCGACGAGTGAacgaatgataataaaaatgaaataaaataaaatatacgtaaacgTTTTCTCCTTATCGATAATGAGATCGAATATCCACGATCAACCAAACGGCTGTATCACAAATTGGTTTAtccagtataaataaatatcacggCTATCATTGtgattgacaaaaatattattattatgtgcattttagattctgagcggagcgattaatgtattgattttacagttttacaatgtgtgttttttttttaattttttaatttttttttaatttaatttttatttttgtgtttgtcattagatttaaaaaaaattagggtaTGTTCTTTATGTAAGTACAGTGATTGACaagtatataattacctatatcaattatagtaaaaaagtattatattatacctattagcataaattaagtatatagtatataaaatattatatatagcaccCAAATCTTATAGTCAGGTAGATAGAAATAAATTGACCGCAAATGGCACGCAAAAGGTGCCGACCGCAAATGTCCCGGAACCTTTAAATAGaatcatttttagattcttagcggagcgatgaatgtattgattttacaacgacgtgtgtttatattaattaaacatttttttttttttagtctgttTACCTACACGATAATTAGTCGCGTAATGCTTCAAATTTCAACtccagtatttttttaaatggaaaagtgaatctatttggtgtattgaggaggtcaaaatttaaaactctcAGTAGTTTTGAAAAGCgccggaaaaaaataaaatttttcaatttttttagttttttcttctatatatatcaataaaatcttattCGTTAGGTCaaaaaacgggaatatttactTCAAGGGttttgatataatgttacaatgacagttgaaaaatattaaaattacataaatgcgcaattatttttcgtaaatatttaacaaatctaaaaactataaaaacatagtttttttttagttatattgtaataacgtagaaataagataaatataaaaacgactcctgtcgatagttatattaaaatagtaaaattacgctattaccttcctccaggtgttcggagggctctcgagatcgtgtattcgagaattagatcaaatacaccgtacaatataattttatgtaaaaagcacATATCATGTAATAACtgcagtcaatataaaatattatattaaatgccttacctgattcgcagttatTTATGGATAAtgttgtaggagttttaggtgatagaaagtaatacttcaaatacacaaattgtattaaagaacgcactgattattgctcgcacaaagagtccagttgtcgctcgttgaaatcggtatTGAGATTTTTGAGAGGTTGTTTCTCTGGTgattggtgctcatgcactggtttatgGGATGACACGGATATgccgaccagagagtggtaggcgGTTTTTTCAACGGTTTTTGTATTTCCCCGAATTAGATTTCTCTTCTGCGTCAAAGACCTTTTTGTCGATGACAATAGTTGTATTGAGGATGACCGATTTCTACGGACGACAGTCTggctgttatttattattctgtaagattttagtttattgattataatggtgtgtgagcatatcattacctacaatattatataaaaatttggacgaaattagatatttaaacgaagaagaacgattttagtgtatattttaaaaatattacttgtgtgtaggtacttgaaacatttaatgaatattatcatacccaaatatgataatgaacaaataataataataattcatcttAACCGGCGACTATATTAAGGGGCCTCACTACCACGTTTTTTTCTGTCCAAAACTACTGTTTCTAATTCAAACGATACGTGTCGAAAATTAGGAACGAAACGGCGCCTTACATAGGCTATTTAAACTACACACCAGTGTCATGGATGGGTCCAATTTAcgtttttttgttggttttaagGGGCCTCACTACCACatctttttttgttaaaaactacTGTTTCTAATTCCAACGATACGTGTCGACAATTATCACGATTTTCATTCTGAAATAATATTCGGATTGTCCGTAATATATACAAAGGAAAAATCGaaccacatttttaaatttagtaatttaaattgcaataaaaattgtaaaaaataccaaaaaaatcagaattttcaacttaaatatttaattaactaaatacaattttaaaaatgtgcctGGATAGGATCCCCTCTTACATGTTGtggaaaaaaagaatattttgtcaCAATGCTTTCGAGGTAATCGTTGCGACGTATTGATGAATTAGAATCGTATGTTtgagtgaaaaataaacattttttcatgatcacaatattaaatactgaTATGTGCATGTACAACTCCGTACCGTTAAAATTATTGACACGCATGGATGCcacacactaataatcatttacgactAACACATAGATCTCGGGTGGCGACTAcgagattagaaattgcctaaatgatTCTCCTTAAATCAATGCCATAGCGAGGtcccttaataaaaacaataaaaatataacataaaatatcctaggctgcagacaaactgtctccgctcagaatcgtttttcgtatataatggtattatatcattaaattcaatttaacaccattcattacagtgacctacttgtaaaaTAGCCTACTCTAAGAGCGACACCTACAGTACTTAGGTACCAgcgttttatgttttttgaataatCAAAAATACTATAGAGTAAAAatatcacccattacaaaaataatagattaaactatttttgagggtatgacttattgatttaaacattgtttcaaaacaatttaaacatttaaatttacaaaaattgtttttattttaagttttgtaggtatataaagtcaaataataataaaatataaaatcgatatgtcataccctcaaaaatattattctgtatatatatttctaatagattttactctaagattataggtactcaaaaatcataaaaataacaattttaagtgAAAGCGTTTTATCCATAGTAGGATAATCCTATCTGgtctgagagagaaaacaaatattgcgctgacattctcttaactgaagttataagtattatttacgAGCATTTTTGGTTACCTAGTCAATTTGAGATCACGGAACCAATATCTCTTTAAACGTCGAACTGAGTTATAAATTGactttattgtgttttttttttttgataaaggaagacaaacttatcaggaatcttgtattacagtttaaaatcttggatttaaaaaagaaaattttttatgaattttgaacttaaagtaatttgcacattttcgtgatttttacgtgttttgtcaagatttgattttaaaaccttataaaaaaattgtgactggatttttattatttttcatctgtctttgaaacaatatattaggagccttctattaaattttcaagctttttcagGAGCTTTTCAAAACTAtaaggaattttaaatttttagggtGATACTACTGGGTATCCTCCCTAATATCATAATTCGTGTTAATCACTTTTATTTGTCACTTATAAAAACCTACTCATTgtgcaaaaaaatgtatagattgtagatttcttccaatataatgaaaaaaaaatgtgactggatttttaatatttttaaaatgtcattgtaacaatatattaagagccttgtattaaattttcaagcttttttacccaacaaataaaattgttttgatactaaaaaaattgaaaactgaaaatgtccataaatagAGTTCaaaagaaatcaaaatattttcaacattttatcgtctataaaaaatgcgaatataaacaagaaatgaaaatgtcatgtatctacggtactttaatttaaagtttcacCAAACACCAAAATCGActttgtcgaaaaccgattttaagtaaaaattcccggttttcctcattttattttgttttttcggcACTTTTGAAAATGACTGGGAATTTTATGTTTTGACCTCcacaatgcaccaactagattaactttcccattgaacaagatactgaagtagaAAATCGTAGCATTATTTCGACTCCTTCGACtagtttaatatgataatatgactttaaaaataactaataaaagaTAATCAATTAACTGAAGGAAACTGTTTCTAGGGATTTATTTTCCCATAGCTGGGGCtttctttttaatactaaattaatattacatattaaaaaaatatagagcCTAATATTTAAGAAGGTTTACTATatcgcatttatattttattaatatttgacatagtttttgactttcaaaataatataaattgttttgtattgtaatatttagatGAATCTGTAAGTCAAcgcattccctcaaaaatataattcactATGTTTTTTTATTGGGAAAATATACTCagattactcaaaaacataaaattacacATATTGTTGCTGatcatagaatttaaaaaaccaaagGTACAAAATAAACTGGCAATGTTGCTGAAAACTACAGTTTATTCAAGGGAGAAgtcttagtattttttaaagttacagAAGCAACTTCAAAATTAGTAAAGGTACTAGATTGTTGAACTTAATCGGTAGTGATGAgctatatatgaatatatataatgaatatatagaaaatttatttattcaatgatGAATATATAGAACCTTTAATGTTGATTCCAAGGAAGAAAtggttgaaattattttcaaaaattagaaGAGAACTGTAAACACCTTCCATATACTTGTACCATTATACTATAAAGGAATGAAATAATAGAACAGAATAGATTTTTtatgagaaaacaaaaaaattaatgagccatttgataaattctactttaatttaataaatctgaTTAAAAGCTGTGATTTTGGGAAGGCAGAAGACAAGTTATTACAAAACACAAATTGTTCTCGGTATCAGCGATAAATATcttcaatcaaaattatttgatgaaGATTGAGTTTAGACAAAGTGATGTGTCATTGTCAGGCTACGAAGCAGGCAGAAATCAATagaaaaatactaatacaagaAAATGAaactaatattgaattaattgaGAAGAAAAGACAaaacaaacataacaaataaaattcaacaagGTGGTCAAAAGAGAAGCAGCAACAACAAAATCAGAAGGTGATCAAATAAGATTGTGAAGAAAATTTTAGGGAAAATAGTAATGTatcaacatataaaaataaatataactgttataacttataagtgtggTAAAACACACAGCATTAATGAGTGTCCagcatataataaaaatgttagtatattATGTGGATACAAAAATCATTTTGCCTTAATGTGTAAGGATAAAATAAAGAATgagaataaacaaataaatacagtggaggaaaataataaagtatgtgTATATTTATGTCTGGAGAAAATTTAAGTAGGTGAAACAAGTAACACTTGGACagattaagtaaaaatgtatggttTGAATGTTATGCCTGtagaattgtataaaatatttaattaaataaataagatatcaGTGAagttaataggtattaaaacatTTAGAGGTTTTGCAATGAAATCACAAGGTAAAAACTGTAGAGATAGAGAACAtgaaatatatagaaaatattctgTTTGAAGTAGTTGAATACAAATGAATGTCAATAATTGGggtttaaaaattgcaaaatctATAAGTATaaagttagaaaataaaaaaataaaaatgtattaaagaaaatattaatatagatacctatttagTGGTATTGGAAAATTCCcagataaaatcaaaattaaagttaaagaGGATAGTATCCCTGAGTTGAAAAACCTTAAGATTGTGTCTGGATCCAAGAGCattaaataaatgcataattagAGAAAtggtacaaattacaataattgaggAAATGAGgtgtaaattaacaaaataaaaaatactgtgtGACCTAAAAGATGAATTTTATCAGTGTGAACTGGACAGcgattcaaaaatatattacctatgcatTCAGTacaccatttattttatatcagttTAAAATACTACCCTTTGGGGGTTAGCTAATGCTCCAAAAGTATTCCAACAATTGACATCAATGTACTTTGGGAATGTTGAGAATGTTTGTGTATACTTCGACGACATATTTGTGAGTGGGGAAACACAAAAAGAACATGAGGAGACATTAGATAAGTTAGTAAAATAGGCTAGAAAATGAgatattaaattagataattttactatacagtGTGGTGCATCTGAAAGTCTTTCAAAACAATCTACCTGTTTATTTTGCTTCAAGGTATGTATGACatagaataaatgtattcacaagtggaaaaatacattttgggaatgatatttgcatattataagatgttccataaattaatatttgtgtaaaatgtagttaaaatatttacagatcATAAACCATTAAGAtctgtaattaaaaaagttaaatacataaaatacaaaataataaattgagaCAAATgagacttaaattaataatttataatacttaacacacaatattattttagaaaatatatgtacatagcAGATTTACTTAGTAGAAATTATATTCAAAGGGCTGAATTGACTGATGAAAATATAGTAGttcatattgaaaataattttataaaaaataattatgatgtaaTAAACTGGGAACAACTTAATGTAAATTTCCATAATAATAACTCGGTACTTTTTAATCCAATgagaagaaattgaaaaaatttacaaataaaatcaaaGACCATACATTAtaccaattataaaaaaaaatattttgaattaaattctcTAATGATTATCTTCAATTCATCCTCGTCATCAGACACTTACCCATCATGTttcaaaaaatgcataatagtacctatttgtTATATACACGGACTTGTCTACAGACCTAGTGCCGGCCTGGCGCAATAGTAACTTGACTATTAACCACCGATCATTGTGCTATGTGAAAGTTGATTTAAAATGGTCCTCAACATTAGCTCCTCAATTGTGCACTGAGTGGCCTTAGACATGAAGAAAGACAATGCAGAATGACTGTGATTCATGCAATTTGATGTTGTTATAGAATATAGGTTTTGatatatttaccaattttttcAGCGACTATATCCATCCCAATTTTGTATTGTTCAGAGCAGAACAAACTGACAATTCATGTTTTTCACCACAGAATTTTGGAAGTTTATATCATCGTTTATAGTCACAATAAGTTTATTGTCACTAGACGAAAGACAGTTATATAATCGTTATGTATGCTAGGAGCAATTTTCTccagattattttttaaattataaaaacaacaaattgaAATCAAATGGAATTCCTAATAAATACAATTCAGACAAAAGCCCATCTACACCTTCAGgtacacaatttttattattttatttttaattaaataaaaaaaaaataggcaaaatacaatatgcgtgatatattatatgaaaccaCTTTTTAAGCCGtgtcattgattttataataatatactgtatctGTATATATTCTGTATAAAATCAATGGCCGTATTCATTTCTATTCAAAATGAGATACTGGAtcactaaaagaaaaaaatctagCTTTGACTTTGTTCTACAAAATAAATCCCCAACAGCCTACAATTTTTTAAGggtacaaaatattaacttaccAGCTCCATTGACCATCCGTTGTTGGATCGGacagtcaacatttttatccGGCTTAAGTGGCACATTTTTAGTCTCACTaagaaaaaattcaaacataaaacaattaaaagatTTGAAGATTTTGGACATTATGGTCGGACAAATAAAAGTGCAAATTGCAAAATGATGTTTATGGCTCGAGGATTGTATTCACCGTGGAAATTTCCAGTCACGTACTTTTTGGCTCATTCAGgagtaaaacataaattattgaaagatttaataattgatgtcttgagtgaattatttaaaaatagatttgacCAAGGCACAAACAATCAGAGTACATTAAAGTCGTTAGGCGTAGATGAAAACAACCATCATTTCgttatggaaaataataaaatatttttaatttttatgttccgcacttgataaaaagtttaagaaataatttaataggttgTAGTTTTGAAAAGGATATATGACAATTGTACCTTTTAGTAGATATTGCAGCAACATatgaaatagataaataaaatataaaaagtaaagcTCTCTTAAAAATCACTGAAGCTCATATCAACCCAAGTTCGTCTCAGAAAATGAGAGTAAAATTAGCCGTGCAGTTATTTAGCCACACTATGGCGTCTACTATTCGTACTTGCAttgaaacaaacaaattaaaaagacAGCAAAAAACACAGCTGATTTTGTAgattttattacctaataaattgTTTGACTGCTTGAATAGCAGAACGTTGTATAGTTGAAATCCATACAATTGCGGATTATCTGATTCCagtattgtaaaaccaattaaaccatttttaaataaagctgtaaaatattttattcaatattttaatcaatggtataaaAGACACACAGTGTGTctactatagtatactatatttattatatacttgttgactaattttattataatttaaatatatatttgacaaaaaatattgatccccccccccccccaagcaAATAACTAAAGCCGCCCCTGGACACACACATAATTGCGTTATGGGTTACTCCTGTCCCAAAACACGCACAACAAAAATTTCTTTGCGTggttcacactacaccgtgGCGTATGAAATAATCACAGTTACCAAACGATACCGCacagttgaatattatattcaacttttgaccGTGTGGTTACATTAATTATGTGCGGAAAAGTGATATTTAAAAAGACATTTTATTATGTTCTCATCAgggataatattcttattattggtattgcattttggtataaatataaaaacacataacGACACGTCACGGAGTAGTGTGAACCCGGCTTTAAGCCAGTTGAGGCGAAGAACCAGGACGATTTGCGCACATGCGTAGTTCTTATGTGCGCCGTCACATTACTTCCCACCCAGCAGAAACGTACCGTAAACAACCGTGGCGAAGGGGCCAtggaacaaatattttgttgaacaaAAGTCCTCAAAAGTGTGACAACTGACAACAACATTGGAACAAAAGGTAGCGAACCGCCGCGAGGCGAGGGCTTGAGCCCGTAAAGCATTTGAAGTGGTTAGTTAGCCGGAGAGAGAGGGAGCTATGTGATACGTCCATGTCATCAATTTGTCAATGGGCATAAAATATTAGAACAGCCGGTGTCCGTTACGACATTTGGTCTGGTGTTCGGGCGCCGTTATGAGGACGAAGCACCCGCATGtgtgtcttcgtcttacaaatgtacaacatagaaaaaactgttttgcgcggaaAGAACCGAGAACGTCACAGTCATAAGTCATAggtaactaagaaacgaaatatttactacataaaaaggagaactttgggtgtgcaatatagttttttttttttcgttatcggAACTTCAAAAAAcgtaattaaagtttaaaaaactaataatgatggattttgaaacaataagaacttttttcgtataggtggtatcaaaaaaataaaaacaatattgcacAGTCAATGTTTTCCTTTATATGTGGTGAAAatatttcgtttcttagttatgactgtagccttctcggttctttccccaCGCCAAAACGTTTTTGCTAtgccgtacgtgtgtaagacggacacaacataatatacgggtgtgacgtcctcttataTTGAATATAGTCGATATTACCTATCGGTGTAGTCGGTAGTGGAGCAGTTTGCGGATAACTATTCGATATATGAAGTCAGTTGAGGTAAACAACCAGAGGGCGCTGTTCGCGGTGCTTATGTGCGTCGTCACAAGACGTAAACGGTTTTTGAggttatttattgttttcttttGTTTCTCAATTTTTATGGGCATTTGGTACCCATTTTGTTTTTTgacatttgaaaattgtttacgtTGTGTTCAACTTATACTTTcgtatttggttttatttaaaaaaaatggttaatgcaaataatttgtttgtattactTCTTATAGCATTTATTTGCACCATAAGATCTGGTAAATAttacactaaatattttaacgtttgTTAGATTTATGCTGGGTTCTTAAAcacaatatgaaaattttttattatgttgtctAGCTGGAAGTATATCATGTTACCAATGCAACAGTACCGACATCAAATATCAATTTCAATGTACAGAGACTATGGACAATATAGGCGACCTACGCCCCACACCCTGTACAAATCTTTACAATGCTGCTTATTGTGTGACACATATAGGCTTCCACAACGGTATCTATgatcttattaaaatttttgtaaaaaaatattatttatcaaaagtattatttgataatttattttaatttttgtttttataggaGGACATGGAGTTAGACGTTACTGTTCATCTCATAATTTAGGAAATTATTGCAACTATTTTAAACCCCCAGGTGATGAAAAAGATTATGAAACATGTATTTATACTTGTGCTGCTAGTGGCTGTAATGGTCCAGGTGAactaaaattagttaaatatataaaaagtctTCCTATTTATCGG
This genomic window from Metopolophium dirhodum isolate CAU chromosome 1, ASM1992520v1, whole genome shotgun sequence contains:
- the LOC132932725 gene encoding U-scoloptoxin(05)-Sm1a-like, which produces MVNANNLFVLLLIAFICTIRSAGSISCYQCNSTDIKYQFQCTETMDNIGDLRPTPCTNLYNAAYCVTHIGFHNGGHGVRRYCSSHNLGNYCNYFKPPGDEKDYETCIYTCAASGCNGPGELKLVKYIKSLPIYRWFKNL